One window of the Paenibacillus beijingensis genome contains the following:
- a CDS encoding MBL fold metallo-hydrolase, producing MMTTLLIVLAFVAGIIISAYLVMNYVPSFGGKLSEERMRTITRSRHFEGGKFRNLIPTAMDTSLKTNISILLDFMKGTPEGKPVRPIAAERWRPLRLQDNRSASVTWLGHSALWLEVEGKTMIVDPMLGRTPSPFPQIGGKRYRTTLSLQLDQLPPIDAVLISHDHYDHLDYGTIMKLKDNVKRFFVPLGVGAHLERWGIDRKNITELDWWEEAEFEGLTLASTPARHFSGRRLTGRDTTLWCSWVIKGEYNSLFFSGDSGYGPHFKQIGDKYGPFDLTLMECGQYDRRWSAIHMVPEETVQAHLDVKGKRMIPIHWGAFSLAMHAWTDPVERAVKAAKEKNAAICTPKIGETVVVGSGHYPSSAWWRHQHDGVIGYFSPKATHSDSTV from the coding sequence ATGATGACAACTTTGCTCATTGTGCTGGCATTCGTTGCGGGAATCATTATTTCTGCTTATTTGGTCATGAATTACGTTCCGTCTTTTGGCGGGAAATTATCCGAAGAACGGATGCGCACCATTACCCGCTCCCGCCATTTCGAGGGCGGAAAATTTCGCAATCTGATTCCGACAGCGATGGATACGAGCTTGAAAACGAATATTTCCATCCTGTTGGACTTTATGAAAGGAACGCCGGAAGGAAAGCCGGTGCGTCCGATCGCCGCAGAGCGCTGGCGTCCGCTCCGTCTGCAGGACAACCGGAGCGCGAGCGTTACGTGGCTTGGCCACTCTGCGCTGTGGCTGGAAGTGGAAGGGAAAACGATGATCGTCGATCCGATGCTTGGAAGAACGCCGTCACCGTTTCCGCAAATCGGAGGGAAGCGGTACCGGACGACGCTTTCGCTGCAATTGGATCAGCTTCCGCCGATCGATGCCGTTCTGATCTCCCATGATCATTACGATCATCTGGATTACGGCACGATTATGAAATTAAAAGATAACGTCAAGCGGTTCTTTGTTCCGCTCGGCGTCGGCGCCCACTTGGAACGCTGGGGTATCGACCGCAAGAACATTACGGAGCTGGACTGGTGGGAAGAGGCGGAGTTCGAAGGACTTACGCTCGCGAGTACGCCGGCACGGCATTTTTCAGGACGCAGGCTCACGGGCCGCGATACGACATTATGGTGCTCGTGGGTCATTAAAGGCGAGTATAACAGTCTCTTCTTCAGCGGCGACAGCGGGTACGGTCCTCATTTCAAACAAATCGGCGATAAATACGGACCGTTCGACCTGACGTTAATGGAATGCGGCCAATATGACAGACGCTGGTCCGCCATTCACATGGTGCCGGAAGAGACGGTTCAGGCCCATCTTGATGTAAAGGGGAAACGGATGATTCCGATTCATTGGGGTGCGTTCTCGCTGGCGATGCATGCCTGGACGGACCCGGTTGAGCGTGCTGTCAAAGCGGCGAAAGAGAAAAACGCGGCCATATGTACGCCGAAAATCGGCGAGACCGTCGTCGTCGGTTCGGGCCATTATCCTTCTTCCGCCTGGTGGAGACATCAGCATGACGGCGTGATCGGCTACTTCTCACCCAAGGCGACGCATTCCGATTCCACGGTATGA
- a CDS encoding MurR/RpiR family transcriptional regulator produces MSKFKKDPLDNTNTLLTLSSIYNSLTRTEKKIADAIQQDPETVVYATLTDLAEKSGVGETSVLRLCRKIGFGGYQEFKLALAKDLVVPIKNVHSQIEETDDLSTMAAKITADNIQALENTLSLIGIGELQKAMELIGRARKIYFFGVGSSANTAADGKYRFMRLGFNVELVSDPHIMAMVATLMTPDDVVFGISTSGSTKDLVDAVRIAKQNGASIVCLTSHSRSPLTQQANVVLLTKSRETPLQGGAFSSKIAQIHVLDILSTATAINYRDKSYDAIERTAKAVLDKIY; encoded by the coding sequence ATGTCAAAATTCAAGAAAGATCCACTCGACAACACCAACACGCTCCTCACCCTTTCCAGCATATACAACTCCCTTACCCGCACGGAGAAAAAAATTGCCGACGCCATCCAGCAGGATCCGGAAACCGTCGTGTACGCCACCTTGACCGATCTGGCCGAGAAATCCGGCGTCGGGGAGACGTCCGTCCTGCGTCTCTGCCGCAAAATCGGCTTCGGAGGCTATCAGGAATTCAAGCTGGCGCTCGCCAAGGATCTGGTCGTTCCGATCAAAAACGTGCACAGCCAAATCGAAGAAACCGACGATCTCTCTACGATGGCAGCCAAAATCACCGCCGACAACATTCAGGCGCTGGAAAATACATTGTCGCTGATCGGCATCGGCGAATTGCAGAAAGCGATGGAGCTGATCGGGCGCGCGCGAAAAATTTATTTTTTCGGCGTCGGTTCCTCCGCTAATACGGCCGCCGACGGCAAATACCGGTTCATGCGCCTCGGCTTTAATGTGGAATTGGTCAGCGATCCGCATATTATGGCGATGGTCGCCACGTTAATGACGCCCGATGATGTCGTATTCGGCATCTCGACGTCCGGCAGCACGAAAGATTTGGTCGACGCGGTCCGTATCGCCAAGCAGAACGGAGCGTCGATCGTCTGCCTGACGAGCCATTCGCGTTCCCCGCTTACCCAGCAGGCGAATGTCGTGCTGCTGACCAAGTCGAGAGAAACGCCGCTGCAGGGAGGGGCTTTCTCTTCCAAAATCGCGCAAATTCACGTGCTGGATATTCTGTCCACGGCGACGGCGATCAACTACCGGGACAAAAGCTACGACGCGATCGAACGGACGGCCAAAGCGGTATTGGATAAAATCTATTAA
- a CDS encoding ROK family protein produces MLNECALGIDLGGTNIKAGLVGMDGTLLHRMLAPTGADAGGEAIYAKLLQTVRSLKAEADKQGLAIRGIGIGTAGQVDQRRQKVASATSNLPGWADIPLTERMACDTGLPVRIDNDVNVLAAGEAWLGAGRPWDSFLCVTLGTGIGGCFVSDKRPYYGKHGYAGEFGHHVIQAGGAPCNCGRSGCWEQYASVTALRRTLDRVFGVDSGITPEVLFERARAGIPEALRIVDDYAEHVAAGLINLIHLFDPDGIVIGGAITAQGEFLLGRIRRLTGAGTLAAYAEDPVPVEPALLGDNAGIIGAARIAAEATQAL; encoded by the coding sequence TTGTTGAACGAATGTGCGCTCGGGATCGATTTGGGCGGAACGAACATAAAGGCCGGATTGGTCGGCATGGACGGAACGCTGCTGCACCGGATGCTCGCGCCGACCGGAGCGGATGCCGGAGGGGAAGCGATCTACGCGAAGCTGCTGCAGACGGTGAGAAGCTTAAAGGCGGAAGCGGATAAGCAAGGATTGGCCATTCGTGGCATCGGCATCGGCACCGCCGGACAAGTGGACCAGCGGCGGCAAAAAGTCGCTTCGGCCACCTCCAATTTGCCGGGATGGGCGGATATTCCGCTGACGGAACGGATGGCGTGCGACACCGGCCTCCCGGTGAGGATCGATAACGACGTCAACGTACTGGCGGCGGGCGAAGCTTGGCTTGGCGCCGGCCGGCCGTGGGACTCGTTTCTGTGCGTGACGCTCGGCACCGGCATCGGCGGCTGCTTCGTGTCGGACAAGCGCCCTTATTACGGCAAGCACGGCTACGCGGGTGAATTCGGCCATCACGTCATTCAGGCGGGAGGGGCGCCCTGCAACTGCGGCAGGAGCGGCTGCTGGGAGCAGTATGCGTCGGTAACGGCCCTTCGCCGCACGTTGGACCGGGTTTTCGGCGTCGATTCAGGTATTACGCCGGAAGTGCTGTTCGAGCGTGCCCGGGCCGGCATCCCGGAAGCGCTGCGGATTGTGGACGACTATGCGGAGCATGTCGCCGCCGGACTTATTAATTTGATCCATCTGTTCGATCCGGACGGCATCGTGATCGGCGGGGCGATTACGGCGCAAGGAGAGTTTCTGCTTGGGCGCATCCGCCGCCTGACCGGCGCCGGCACGCTTGCCGCCTATGCGGAAGATCCGGTGCCGGTCGAGCCGGCATTGCTCGGCGACAATGCCGGCATCATCGGCGCCGCCCGGATCGCTGCGGAGGCAACGCAAGCTTTATAA
- a CDS encoding GNAT family N-acetyltransferase yields the protein MRDEVPYNLLHFINGFESSIGYKASDGSMIFAKSQGHPAWLWISQTVTDDDRKSIVRELVHQLSGASLPGISAAPETAEMFAEVYSKSGGTAYHTSMMMESYHCPKVIKPWNVTGEIRQAGRQNVELIAEYMAGFSAEAFGVPVDPASQIPAAERAVETGNFYLWIVEGKPVSMANIAHRSPRHARINAVYTPPALRKNGFASAIVSELCSVLEGERLTPMLYADLKNPDSNKVYQNIGFVERGKIASIKFG from the coding sequence ATGCGTGATGAAGTTCCGTACAATTTGCTGCATTTTATTAACGGGTTCGAGAGCTCGATCGGGTATAAGGCATCTGACGGAAGCATGATTTTTGCAAAGTCACAGGGACACCCTGCGTGGCTGTGGATTTCTCAAACGGTGACGGACGACGACAGAAAGAGCATTGTGCGGGAGCTGGTGCATCAATTGAGCGGCGCTTCTTTGCCCGGCATATCGGCGGCTCCCGAAACGGCAGAGATGTTTGCAGAGGTCTATTCAAAAAGCGGCGGAACCGCGTATCATACTTCCATGATGATGGAATCGTACCATTGCCCGAAAGTGATAAAACCATGGAATGTTACGGGAGAGATCCGACAAGCGGGGCGGCAGAACGTGGAGCTGATTGCGGAATATATGGCCGGCTTCTCGGCGGAGGCGTTTGGCGTTCCGGTTGATCCGGCCAGTCAAATCCCGGCTGCTGAGAGAGCGGTCGAGACCGGCAACTTCTATCTCTGGATCGTTGAGGGGAAACCTGTCTCGATGGCCAATATCGCCCATCGTTCGCCAAGACACGCACGTATCAACGCTGTGTATACGCCTCCTGCATTGCGGAAGAACGGCTTCGCAAGCGCGATCGTGTCCGAATTGTGTTCGGTTCTGGAAGGAGAGCGCCTAACCCCGATGTTATATGCGGATTTGAAAAATCCGGATTCGAACAAGGTTTATCAAAACATCGGTTTTGTGGAAAGAGGAAAGATTGCCAGCATCAAATTCGGATGA
- a CDS encoding formylglycine-generating enzyme family protein: MMEKRSCCSAGRSGIDRSGGDPSGTGRPDQAGVHHPPAAGDALSVPESRVTDGMIYLAGGDFLMGTDDTEGFPSDGEGPVRSVRLDPFYIDPCTVSNAQFQQFVNETGYRTEAEKFGWSFVFHLFVSPETAKKVTQTPAQTPWWFVVEGAAWNRPEGPDSGIEDRLDHPVTHVSWNDAEAYCKWAGKRLPTEAEWEYAARGGLVQKRYPWGDVLKPDGEHRCNIWQGKFPDKNNASDGYAGTAPVRSFSPNGYGLYNVSGNVWEWCSDWFSPNYHVNGPRVNPKGPPRGSEKSLRGGSYLCHKSYCNRYRVAARSRNTHDSSTGNIGFRCAADAPGNGAE; this comes from the coding sequence ATGATGGAGAAACGAAGCTGCTGTTCCGCCGGCAGGTCCGGCATCGACAGGTCCGGGGGCGACCCGTCCGGAACAGGCCGCCCTGACCAAGCCGGCGTACACCATCCACCGGCTGCCGGGGATGCGCTTTCGGTACCGGAGAGTCGGGTTACGGATGGAATGATCTATTTGGCGGGCGGCGATTTCTTGATGGGAACGGACGACACGGAAGGGTTCCCTTCGGACGGCGAAGGGCCGGTGCGTTCTGTGCGTCTCGATCCGTTTTATATCGATCCGTGCACGGTCAGCAATGCCCAGTTTCAACAGTTTGTGAACGAAACCGGCTACCGGACGGAGGCCGAGAAGTTCGGCTGGTCCTTTGTGTTTCACTTGTTCGTCTCTCCCGAGACGGCAAAGAAGGTGACCCAAACGCCGGCGCAGACGCCGTGGTGGTTCGTCGTGGAAGGCGCTGCATGGAACCGACCGGAAGGACCGGACAGCGGAATCGAGGACCGGCTCGATCATCCCGTAACGCATGTTTCATGGAATGATGCGGAAGCTTACTGCAAATGGGCCGGCAAAAGGCTGCCGACCGAAGCGGAATGGGAGTATGCCGCCCGCGGCGGACTCGTTCAGAAGCGGTATCCGTGGGGAGACGTGCTGAAGCCGGACGGGGAGCACCGCTGCAACATTTGGCAGGGCAAATTCCCGGATAAAAACAATGCAAGCGACGGGTATGCGGGAACGGCGCCGGTAAGGTCGTTTTCCCCGAACGGTTACGGGCTCTACAATGTTTCGGGCAACGTCTGGGAATGGTGCTCGGACTGGTTCAGTCCGAATTACCATGTGAACGGTCCGCGGGTGAATCCAAAGGGACCGCCGCGGGGAAGCGAGAAGTCGCTCCGAGGCGGCTCGTATTTATGCCACAAGTCGTACTGCAACCGGTACCGGGTCGCGGCGCGCAGCCGCAACACCCACGACAGCTCAACGGGGAACATCGGGTTCCGCTGCGCGGCCGATGCGCCCGGGAACGGGGCGGAATAA
- a CDS encoding ABC transporter permease, translating into MTTLALILTLVFVAITIGISMWRKLGLEKDIAWGTVRCVVQLLAVGYVLQYVFQTEHPLLILLIVAVMIVVAAWNAAKRGKGLKGLLWRIIVAVTATEIVTMTLLIGLRLIEATPKYIIPLTGILMGNAMVVSGLLLNAMKREIDSSRGEIETLLSLGATARQAIQASLKRSVKTSMIPTIDSLKTVGIVQLPGMMTGMIVAGADPIEAVRYQILIMLIVACSAAITSIVLSMLSYGLWFTNDLRLRQSE; encoded by the coding sequence ATGACGACGTTAGCTTTAATTCTCACACTTGTGTTTGTCGCGATTACAATCGGCATCTCGATGTGGCGGAAGCTGGGGCTTGAGAAAGATATCGCCTGGGGAACGGTGCGCTGCGTCGTGCAGCTGCTGGCCGTCGGTTATGTGCTGCAGTATGTGTTTCAGACGGAACATCCGCTTCTTATTTTGCTGATCGTCGCCGTCATGATTGTGGTGGCGGCATGGAATGCGGCCAAGCGGGGAAAAGGGCTGAAGGGGCTCTTATGGCGGATTATCGTGGCGGTGACGGCCACTGAAATCGTCACGATGACATTGCTAATCGGGCTTCGGCTGATCGAAGCGACGCCGAAATACATCATTCCGTTAACCGGAATATTGATGGGCAATGCGATGGTCGTATCGGGGCTGCTGCTGAACGCCATGAAGCGGGAAATCGACTCTTCGCGCGGCGAAATCGAAACGCTGCTGTCGCTAGGGGCGACGGCGCGGCAGGCGATTCAAGCGTCGCTGAAACGATCGGTGAAGACGAGCATGATCCCGACGATCGACAGTCTGAAGACGGTGGGGATTGTGCAGCTTCCCGGTATGATGACGGGCATGATCGTCGCCGGAGCCGATCCGATCGAGGCGGTACGCTATCAGATTCTCATTATGTTGATCGTCGCCTGCTCGGCGGCTATCACGTCCATTGTGCTGAGCATGCTCAGTTACGGGCTTTGGTTTACAAACGATTTGCGCTTGCGGCAATCGGAATGA
- a CDS encoding ABC transporter ATP-binding protein, which yields MSHLLKIERLKKVVEQGGRPYLFAGVSSTVDERETIALLGASGQGKSTLLRILALLDRQDEGTLLLHSKPSGQWQPREWRMKVCYVSQQAVMLPGSVEDNLRTVSVLHRTAFDKPLARRLMDSLGLAHIHWNKSASGLSGGEKQRLALIRSLLLRPELFLLDEITASLDVHSKHAVEEVLSAWSRNEGAAMIWVTHDLEQARNQSGRVWFMGEGTLLEDCETERFFKHPSSIEARTFLQWSEAGEQPV from the coding sequence ATGTCCCATCTTCTGAAAATCGAACGGTTAAAGAAAGTTGTGGAGCAGGGAGGGCGTCCGTATTTGTTCGCCGGCGTTTCATCGACGGTCGACGAGCGGGAAACGATCGCCCTGCTAGGGGCATCCGGGCAAGGAAAAAGCACCCTGCTGCGCATCCTTGCGCTGCTTGACCGTCAGGATGAAGGCACTCTCTTATTGCATAGCAAACCGTCCGGCCAGTGGCAGCCAAGAGAGTGGCGAATGAAAGTATGCTACGTCTCGCAGCAGGCGGTCATGCTTCCCGGAAGCGTTGAGGATAACTTGCGGACGGTAAGTGTTCTTCACCGCACCGCCTTTGATAAGCCGCTTGCCCGGCGTTTAATGGACAGCCTCGGTCTTGCGCATATTCACTGGAACAAAAGCGCGTCCGGCCTGTCCGGCGGGGAAAAGCAGCGGCTGGCGCTCATCCGCTCGCTGCTGCTGCGGCCGGAACTGTTTTTGCTCGATGAAATTACGGCTTCGCTGGATGTACACAGCAAGCATGCGGTGGAAGAGGTATTAAGTGCTTGGTCCCGAAACGAAGGTGCCGCGATGATCTGGGTGACGCACGATTTGGAGCAGGCCCGCAATCAGAGCGGACGGGTTTGGTTCATGGGCGAAGGGACGCTGCTTGAAGACTGTGAGACCGAACGTTTTTTCAAGCACCCGTCTTCGATTGAAGCGAGAACCTTTTTACAATGGTCCGAGGCAGGTGAGCAGCCCGTATGA
- a CDS encoding MerR family transcriptional regulator — protein sequence MLKISAFSKLSRVSVKTLRYYDELGLLKPALVDKHNGYRYYTAQQLLTVKRIVAFKEQGFTLEQIMPLLQEDVPPALVKTSLIAKQAELLQTIEEAQRQLHEIGQRLSHVHGADDHDAEFTVSVKKVEPQLSASIRDVVPRANLCLMLDELARHVRSHGENDSRSLTVLWHDCSGEEDLVDLEVAIPVSKEIPGSGRTRIGLLPELKMAASLVHRCDPYGSSCPAAAELAAWIGSNGYVPSDEQPIREIYLTSDKDLYGNMRLAEVLVPVEHAARHV from the coding sequence ATGCTGAAAATCAGCGCCTTTTCCAAGCTCAGCCGCGTATCCGTCAAAACGCTGCGCTATTACGACGAGCTTGGGCTGCTGAAGCCCGCCTTAGTCGATAAGCATAACGGCTACCGCTATTATACTGCGCAGCAGCTGCTGACGGTGAAACGCATCGTCGCGTTTAAAGAGCAGGGCTTTACATTAGAGCAGATTATGCCGCTCTTGCAGGAAGATGTGCCGCCCGCATTGGTGAAAACGTCCTTAATCGCCAAGCAAGCCGAGCTTCTGCAAACGATCGAAGAAGCGCAGCGTCAGCTGCATGAAATCGGGCAGCGGCTCAGCCATGTCCACGGAGCGGATGACCATGACGCCGAATTTACAGTATCGGTGAAAAAGGTGGAGCCGCAGCTTTCCGCCTCCATTCGCGACGTTGTCCCGCGTGCGAACTTGTGCCTGATGCTCGATGAATTGGCGCGGCATGTGCGTTCCCACGGGGAAAATGACAGTCGCTCGCTCACCGTTCTGTGGCACGATTGCAGCGGCGAGGAAGATCTCGTCGATCTTGAAGTCGCCATTCCGGTCTCGAAGGAAATACCCGGCAGCGGCAGAACGAGGATCGGACTGCTGCCGGAGCTGAAAATGGCCGCTTCGCTCGTGCACCGCTGCGACCCATACGGCAGTTCCTGCCCGGCCGCCGCCGAGCTGGCCGCGTGGATCGGCTCTAACGGCTACGTCCCGAGCGACGAGCAGCCGATCCGGGAAATTTATTTGACGTCCGATAAAGATCTATACGGAAATATGCGGCTTGCCGAAGTGCTCGTTCCCGTCGAGCACGCCGCCAGGCATGTTTAG
- a CDS encoding SDR family oxidoreductase, translating into MKRLEGKIALITGGSRGIGRGIALRLAEDGALVAVHYGSRSNAADEVVSMIEESGGRAFTVGANLDSTAGVEQLVQALSDELSRLTGGSQFDILVNNAGIGTSSPFEQTTEQEFDTVFSVNVKAPFFLVQQALPMLRDGGRIINISSGVTRIAYPHLMAYNLTKGALNTFTLHLASLLGPRGITVNAVLPGIVDTDVNASWLHTPEGTKQAEDVSALGRIGQPADIADIVAFVASSDGRWVTGQMLDATGGSHL; encoded by the coding sequence ATGAAACGATTGGAAGGAAAAATAGCGCTCATTACAGGCGGCAGCAGAGGCATCGGAAGAGGAATTGCGCTGCGGCTTGCCGAAGACGGGGCGCTTGTCGCCGTTCATTACGGCAGCCGCAGCAATGCCGCGGATGAAGTCGTCAGCATGATCGAAGAGAGCGGCGGACGGGCGTTCACCGTCGGCGCAAACCTTGATTCCACAGCCGGCGTGGAGCAGCTGGTTCAGGCTTTATCAGACGAGCTTTCGCGTTTGACCGGCGGCAGTCAGTTCGATATTTTGGTCAATAATGCCGGGATCGGCACATCAAGCCCGTTTGAGCAGACGACGGAGCAGGAGTTCGATACCGTATTCTCCGTGAACGTCAAGGCGCCGTTCTTTCTCGTCCAGCAGGCGCTGCCAATGCTGCGCGACGGCGGGCGCATCATTAACATTTCCTCCGGCGTGACGAGAATCGCCTACCCGCATCTGATGGCTTACAATTTGACGAAGGGTGCGCTCAACACGTTCACGCTTCATCTCGCAAGCCTGCTCGGCCCGCGGGGTATTACCGTCAACGCCGTTCTTCCCGGCATCGTAGATACCGACGTCAACGCCTCCTGGCTGCATACGCCGGAAGGGACGAAGCAGGCAGAAGACGTCTCCGCGCTCGGCCGTATCGGCCAGCCTGCGGATATCGCGGACATCGTCGCGTTTGTCGCGTCCTCCGACGGCCGCTGGGTGACGGGGCAAATGCTGGACGCAACCGGCGGCTCGCATTTGTAA
- a CDS encoding DUF5050 domain-containing protein: MKIIRLLWIPLFAAVVLLTQFPIQSVVRAEAVKDDSRLDDVMVLYVDNPKSYVKHQLIPVDAGDSRIAPLTKQGKILVPVRFVSENLGASVQWDPARNGIEILQDGVTIQLALGDSTMGINGLAKEMGAAPEMILGRTYIPFRAIAEALGKQVYWESGLIMISDRPVIREGNEDLIQGLLGMMKVEKKPEPAKPSPLPDKYPVMLETSGPGTVLLQDNKVYYNDGFNKSNGLFVFTYGQEGQKKRITQDTTSSMNIEGDWIYYVVPNTIGFYGSKNPIKKVKKTGSTPVTITTDYHIGEVVVSGDWIYYVSNNYSTNTAILNRVKTDGSGKKVLQQLNDGYITNLHVSQGKLYFLKKSFCGYGKECSLIYRMKPDGTSLSAVNTKEYAVNMQLANGKIYYGRFHENSRDDSKDSMPIDLYSMEMNGTGVTNISKSAMNPEELYFIEEFKVHGDWIYFGKWDGLYKMRLNGTSMTKLADVGNPFNMNVTGEWVYFRNVTNAHRVKTNGQEYKTLFW, from the coding sequence ATGAAAATCATCAGATTATTATGGATTCCTTTATTCGCCGCAGTTGTTCTGCTTACACAATTTCCAATACAGTCCGTTGTCCGGGCGGAAGCTGTTAAAGATGATTCGCGTCTGGATGACGTTATGGTTCTATACGTGGATAATCCCAAGTCTTATGTAAAGCATCAGCTTATTCCTGTAGATGCGGGAGACAGCCGGATTGCTCCGCTTACGAAGCAAGGCAAGATCTTAGTGCCCGTCCGGTTTGTATCAGAGAATCTTGGCGCCTCCGTGCAATGGGATCCCGCTAGAAACGGCATTGAGATCCTACAGGACGGAGTGACGATTCAGCTTGCCTTAGGCGATTCGACGATGGGAATCAACGGTCTTGCCAAGGAGATGGGGGCGGCGCCGGAAATGATCTTAGGCAGAACCTATATCCCGTTCCGGGCGATTGCCGAAGCATTGGGCAAGCAAGTCTATTGGGAGAGCGGACTCATTATGATAAGCGATCGGCCGGTAATAAGAGAAGGCAATGAGGATTTGATCCAAGGTCTGCTGGGCATGATGAAGGTGGAGAAGAAGCCTGAACCGGCGAAGCCGTCACCTCTTCCGGACAAGTACCCTGTGATGCTGGAAACTTCGGGTCCGGGCACTGTGCTGCTTCAGGATAATAAGGTTTACTATAACGATGGATTTAACAAGAGCAATGGCTTATTTGTTTTTACATACGGGCAGGAAGGGCAGAAGAAGCGCATCACTCAAGATACGACATCGTCCATGAATATTGAAGGGGACTGGATTTATTATGTCGTTCCGAATACGATCGGCTTCTATGGAAGCAAGAATCCCATTAAGAAAGTGAAGAAAACGGGCTCCACGCCTGTTACGATTACTACGGACTACCATATTGGCGAGGTTGTCGTCAGCGGGGACTGGATTTACTATGTATCAAACAATTACAGCACGAATACGGCGATATTAAACCGGGTGAAGACAGACGGTTCAGGCAAGAAGGTGCTTCAGCAGCTAAATGACGGTTATATTACGAACTTGCATGTGAGCCAAGGCAAACTTTATTTCTTGAAAAAGAGCTTCTGCGGCTATGGTAAAGAGTGCAGCCTGATCTACCGGATGAAGCCGGATGGAACCTCTTTAAGCGCTGTGAATACAAAGGAATATGCGGTCAATATGCAGCTGGCCAATGGCAAGATCTACTACGGCCGTTTCCATGAGAATTCACGAGACGACAGCAAGGATTCCATGCCTATCGATTTGTATTCCATGGAGATGAATGGAACGGGCGTAACGAATATCAGCAAGAGCGCCATGAATCCTGAGGAGCTTTACTTTATTGAAGAATTTAAAGTGCATGGGGATTGGATCTACTTCGGCAAGTGGGATGGTCTCTATAAGATGAGGTTGAACGGCACGTCTATGACGAAGCTGGCGGATGTCGGCAATCCCTTTAATATGAATGTGACGGGCGAATGGGTATACTTCAGGAATGTTACGAATGCTCACCGCGTAAAGACGAACGGTCAAGAGTACAAGACCTTATTCTGGTAG